From a single Mobula birostris isolate sMobBir1 chromosome 13, sMobBir1.hap1, whole genome shotgun sequence genomic region:
- the LOC140208467 gene encoding NACHT, LRR and PYD domains-containing protein 3-like — MREKVKVFQLVDRYAELTVISTVRDRRLVEHELLARGRDHEEWREEHLRGQLEKIGIAHLFENSYSHSFWDKMKRFFTQSTSGCSAAVAGVPGIGKTTMVQKIVYDWVTEKIYQQFQFVFSFKFWDLNSISCRINLKELILHQYPYFGNALREVWKNPEGLLFIFDGLDEFKHRIDFADSRRDTEPKHQCPDPEFKCKVSDIVYSLIQHKLLPGCSVLVTTRPTALHRLEKAEIGVWAEILGFVGEERKEYFIRYFEDQTVAAATPPTAGSSLWH, encoded by the coding sequence atgagggagaaggtgaaggttttccagctggttgatcgatacgctgagctcacggtcatttctactgttcgagatcggagactggtggaacatgagctgctggcaagaggcagagaccacgaggagtggagagaggaacatcTCCGCGGACAGCTGGAGAAAATCGGGATTGCTCATCTGTTTGAGAATAGTTACTCACATAGTTTTTGGGACAAAATGAAAAGATTCTTCACACAATCAACTTCGGGATGTTcagcagcagtggccggagtcccagggatcgggaaaacaacaatggtacaaaagattgtttatgactgggtcacggagaaaatataccaacaattccagtttgtcttcagtttcaaattctgGGATTTAAACTCCATTAGTTGCAGAATAAACTTGAAAGAACTGATTCTGCATCAATATCCGTATTTTGGGAATGccctgagagaggtctggaagaacccagagggattgctgtttatattcgatggaTTGGATGAATTCAAGCACAGAatcgattttgctgacagtcggagagatacagaacccaagcaccagtgcccagatcctgaattcaagtgcaaggtgtctgacattgtgtacagtttaatccagcacaagctgctcccaggatgttcagtgctggtgaccacacGTCCCACTGCGTTACATCGATTGGAAAAGGCGGAGATCGgtgtctgggctgaaatcctgggatttgttggtgaggaacggaaggaatatttcatcaggtattttgaagatcagacggtaGCGGCagcaacccctcctactgctggatcctcgctctggcattaa